In Musa acuminata AAA Group cultivar baxijiao chromosome BXJ2-10, Cavendish_Baxijiao_AAA, whole genome shotgun sequence, a genomic segment contains:
- the LOC135624237 gene encoding uncharacterized protein LOC135624237 has protein sequence MGKSRGVSYKKAHGERKRRRDASDDEEDKEYLFGAEDEDVEEEGFSESLDADATEEEFEFGESTCGSEEEREIDYDDEEEDQDEAVAVEEEIESPRSMPWNGRAQRSGALVDDEEEETKDWFRSCRRNLVALDYAEEEEDDDDHDEDFLPDDGGDDSHDEEEVSLASGKKGDLKRRTKKRKSRVFKQKRSEKRIRRRKSDDDDDDSDFPYSKEGLLVKNRIAFHKERNKLKNVKRRKRSSVISESSSDSDYMIFELDDLVVGGAINPPKPINTTEDEEKGKEKEGDELQKQICGICLAEERTRTIQGELDCCAHFFCFKCIMEWSKVESRCPVCKRRFSTITKSSRSYPGFGMRKVVSIQVRNQVYQPSEEEIRQMLDPYGSVVCTECQQDGDDGLMLLCDICDSCAHTYCVGLGREVPEGSWYCDCCRSATNGSSTSQNQGTVTDERARNGECLGLGTETEVAEHIHATSYFQQSISLPPLVAVQRIDLNAPPTLEDDHGATLQDAGGVASTLSGRRAIHHRICILLSNSRRRPMFSPIGLLTDKVESDVMTQKTEESGHHLRSAG, from the exons ATGGGAAAGAGTAGGGGGGTTAGTTACAAAAAGGCCCATGGTGAACGGAAGCGAAGGCGCGATGCCTCCGACGACGAAGAAGACAAGGAGTACCTCTTTGGAGCAGAAGATGAGGATGTTGAGGAGGAGGGCTTCAGCGAATCCCTCGATGCGGATGCCACCGAGGAGGAGTTCGAGTTCGGAGAATCCACCTGCGGCTCCGAAGAGGAGCGGGAGATCGATTACGATGATGAGGAGGAAGACCAGgatgaggctgtggccgtggaggAGGAGATAGAGTCACCGAGATCGATGCCGTGGAACGGTAGGGCGCAGAGATCCGGGGCTTTGGTTGATGACGAGGAGGAAGAGACTAAGGATTGGTTCAGATCTTGCCGGCGGAACCTTGTGGCCTTGGATTAcgccgaggaggaagaggacgatgATGACCATGATGAGGATTTTCTtccagatgatggcggtgatgacAGTCACGATGAAGAGGAGGTTTCCTTGGCCTCTGGAAAGAAAGGAGATCTCAAACGGCGTACAAAGAAACGGAAATCGAGGGTTTTTAAGCAAAAGAGATCAGAAAAGAGAATACGGAGAAGAAAATCggacgatgacgatgatgattcTGATTTCCCATATTCTAAAGAGGGTCTTCTCGTTAAGAATCGAATTGCATTTCATAAAGAACGGAATAAGCTCAAGAATgtaaagaggaggaagagatcgTCGGTTATATCAGAGTCATCATCGGATTCTGATTACATGATCTTTGAGTTGGACGATCTGGTTGTTGGAGGAGCCATTAATCCGCCAAAGCCAATAAACACTACCGAGGATGAAGAGAAAGGTAAAGAGAAAGAAGGTGATGAGTTGCAGAAGCAGATTTGTGGGATCTGCTTAGCAGAAGAGCGGACGAGGACAATTCAAGGAGAACTGGATTGCTGCGCACATTTTTTCTGCTTCAAATGCATAATGGAGTGGTCGAAAGTGGAGTCAAGATGTCCAGTTTGCAAGAGGAGGTTTTCAACTATCACCAAGTCCTCTAGGTCTTATCCTGGGTTTGGCATGAGGAAGGTTGTAAGCATCCAAGTGCGCAATCAG gtTTATCAACCTTCAGAAGAAGAAATTAGGCAAATGCTGGATCCATATGGGAGTGTTGTGTGCACAGAATGCCAACAAGATGGAGATGATGGTCTTATGTTACTCTGTGATATTTGTGATTCTTGTGCACATACATATTGTGTTGGTCTTGGGAGGGAAGTACCGGAAGGCAGTTGGTATTGTGATTGTTGTAGGTCCGCAACTAATGGATCATCAACTTCACAAAACCAAGGTACTGTGACTGACGAAAGAGCACGCAATGGTGAATGTTTAGGTCTTGGCACTGAAACAGAAGTTGCGGAACATATTCATGCCACTTCCTATTTTCAACAATCCATATCACTGCCACCTCTAGTTGCTGTACAAAGAATTGATCTGAATGCCCCTCCTACATTAGAGGATGATCATGGAGCAACATTGCAGGATGCTGGTGGTGTAGCATCGACTCTTTCTGGAAGACGTGCAATACATCATCGCATATGCATTTTGTTATCTAACAGTAGACGAAGGCCGATGTTTAGTCCAATTGGTTTGCTAACTGACAAAGTGGAATCTGATGTTATGACCCAAAAAACTGAAGAAAGTGGGCATCATTTACGTAGTGCTGGGTGA